A single Phoenix dactylifera cultivar Barhee BC4 chromosome 1, palm_55x_up_171113_PBpolish2nd_filt_p, whole genome shotgun sequence DNA region contains:
- the LOC103713395 gene encoding peptide methionine sulfoxide reductase B5-like isoform X2, producing MGIQHQLLRNASLASSKTLNALTPQIPPARIPGHVQSSRCSTALSRSFYRTPLNSTTNLPKISTLSKPKPRLVLSHPSRRVGIAMASSGSVQNSEEEWKAILTPEQFRILRMKGTEYPGTGQYDKFFGEGIYECAGCGTPLYKSTTKFNSGCGWPAFYEGLPGAINRSILMEGERK from the exons ATGGGGATCCAGCACCAGCTATTAAGGAATGCATCCCTGGCTTCATCCAAAACCTTAAATGCTCTCACTCCCCAGATTCCCCCTGCCCGGATTCCAGGCCACGTTCAATCTTCCAGGTGCAGCACAGCATTAAGTCGGTCTTTCTATCGAACCCCTTTAAATTCAACCACAAACCTCCCCAAGATCAGCACTTTATCCAAACCCAAGCCGAGGTTGGTGTTGTCTCATCCGAGCCGGAGGGTTGGTATTGCGATGGCGTCGTCGGGTTCCGTCCAGAATTCGGAGGAGGAATGGAAGGCGATCCTCACGCCGGAGCAGTTCCGGATACTTCGGATGAAGGGAACTGA ATACCCAGGCACTGGTCAATATGACAAATTCTTTGGTGAAGGCATATATGAATGTGCTGGTTGTGGGACTCCCCTTTACAAATCCACTACCAAGTTCAATTCTGGGTGTGGCTGGCCAGCTTTCTACGAGGGTCTTCCTGGAGCTATAAATCGCTCA ATCCTGATGGAAGGAGAACGGAAATAA
- the LOC103713395 gene encoding peptide methionine sulfoxide reductase B5-like isoform X1, with translation MGIQHQLLRNASLASSKTLNALTPQIPPARIPGHVQSSRCSTALSRSFYRTPLNSTTNLPKISTLSKPKPRLVLSHPSRRVGIAMASSGSVQNSEEEWKAILTPEQFRILRMKGTEYPGTGQYDKFFGEGIYECAGCGTPLYKSTTKFNSGCGWPAFYEGLPGAINRSPDPDGRRTEITCAACGGHLGHVFKGEGFNTPTDERHCVNSISLKFTPAS, from the exons ATGGGGATCCAGCACCAGCTATTAAGGAATGCATCCCTGGCTTCATCCAAAACCTTAAATGCTCTCACTCCCCAGATTCCCCCTGCCCGGATTCCAGGCCACGTTCAATCTTCCAGGTGCAGCACAGCATTAAGTCGGTCTTTCTATCGAACCCCTTTAAATTCAACCACAAACCTCCCCAAGATCAGCACTTTATCCAAACCCAAGCCGAGGTTGGTGTTGTCTCATCCGAGCCGGAGGGTTGGTATTGCGATGGCGTCGTCGGGTTCCGTCCAGAATTCGGAGGAGGAATGGAAGGCGATCCTCACGCCGGAGCAGTTCCGGATACTTCGGATGAAGGGAACTGA ATACCCAGGCACTGGTCAATATGACAAATTCTTTGGTGAAGGCATATATGAATGTGCTGGTTGTGGGACTCCCCTTTACAAATCCACTACCAAGTTCAATTCTGGGTGTGGCTGGCCAGCTTTCTACGAGGGTCTTCCTGGAGCTATAAATCGCTCA CCAGATCCTGATGGAAGGAGAACGGAAATAACTTGTGCAGCTTGTGGTGGGCATTTGGGTCATGTGTTTAAAGGCGAGGGGTTTAACACACCAACTGATGAACGACATTGTGTCAATAGCATTTCACTCAAGTTCACTCCTGCCTCCTAA